A single window of Amphiura filiformis chromosome 17, Afil_fr2py, whole genome shotgun sequence DNA harbors:
- the LOC140136988 gene encoding uncharacterized protein — MERIPADMRKYLLDKGIKDVEELAKEAEEYASHRENYWKQNPSCQYKQGSKEPRKFAPNQQSRAQPYQKPNVNGSVSNGVYNTGKNDNQRQHQTGGKTNFYENQKYQNRQETARTGTRNAASMYRCEMPYGAEQEANHGPPRSSKANELFIIEGTVEGKRVGIYRDSGCEHTAVDAKFVPQENYLQGQYTLLKGINGVVTAPIAEINIDCQVISGKVRVAVLEGITHDVLLGQDIDTWSDWLNAKPMLVMTRAQKAQEIDNLVQGEGNLQSYENNSEVQGVNRTCRPTSQMTTQQSDQHVNDKPTQVNSNDHVQSQVDEQANVQGTKKQDKTDNLLVLQSDVQALKNMQKEDDTLQGVRDNVVPKSDINNHNVCFYKQADILMRKWVPSRKQKRQVDEQIIVPKQYRQQLIEIAHDKAGHMGIRKTTDRITAHFFWPGIFAEVRKYCQNCSECQYKSMVKNRQFLQPMPILDTPLQRVGIDIVGPLPVTEKGNRCMLTVCDYATRYPEAIPLPDQKASTVANALITVFSRVGLPSEIIHDQGTNFMSHVVKDMCSRLGIQQIPTTPYHQQMNGMTERFHETLKLMIKSLTEEQKVNWDDQIPLFLFSYREVPCEATGYSPFHLLYGREIRGPLSLIKEGWLEQTKEPQNVAEHLLEMSANLTKWMASARANKEISQKKMKYYYDKHAQDRTYQVGEEVLVFLPEGAGKLDSKWQGPYKISKKIGDANYEIIMPDKRKSKRVLHANLCKKWYSREHTDYIYNCYCVTGVVQEIGVGKLSEEEDNELETQFLEDNIGPTYTQTQTWKDTTICESVSQIQKKEMSTVLKAHSKAFSDVPGRTNVISHTVKTTSEVPIRQRAYRTPHALKQKVKEELDSMLRLGVSTHHQCLCLTYCCELQSQMET, encoded by the coding sequence ATGGAAAGAATACCTGCGGATATGAGAAAGTACTTATTAGATAAGGGAATCAAAGATGTTGAAGAGTTGGCCAAGGAAGCGGAAGAGTATGCGAGTCACAGAGAAAATTACTGGAAACAAAATCCAAGTTGCCAGTACAAACAGGGATCAAAAGAACCCAGGAAATTTGCTCCAAATCAGCAATCGAGAGCACAACCATATCAAAAACCAAATGTAAATGGTTCAGTAAGCAATGGTGTATATAATACAGGCAAAAATGATAACCAACGTCAACATCAAACGGGTGGTAAAACAAATTTCTACgaaaaccaaaaatatcaaaatagacAAGAGACTGCACGCACAGGCACAAGAAATGCCGCAAGTATGTACAGATGTGAAATGCCATATGGTGCAGAACAAGAAGCAAATCATGGCCCTCCTAGGAGTTCAAAGGCAAATGAGTTGTTCATTATTGAGGGGACAGTAGAAGGGAAAAGGGTTGGAATATACCGTGATTCAGGCTGTGAACATACAGCGGTAGATGCAAAATTTGTACCTCAAGAAAACTATTTGCAAGGTCAATACACTTTATTGAAAGGCATAAATGGTGTAGTCACTGCACCGATAGCTGAAATAAACATAGATTGTCaagtaatttcaggtaaagtCAGAGTAGCTGTACTTGAGGGAATTACACACGATGTTTTGCTAGGACAAGACATTGATACATGGTCAGATTGGCTTAATGCAAAACCTATGCTGGTAATGACAAGAGCACAAAAAGCCCAAGAAATTGATAATTTGGTACAAGGTGAGGgaaatttgcaaagttatgagaACAACTCTGAAGTTCAAGGTGTAAAcagaacatgtaggcctacttcacaAATGACAACACAACAGTCAGATCAACACGTTAATGATAAACCAACTCAGGTTAATTCAAATGACCATGTACAATCACAGGTAGATGAGCAAGCAAATGTACAGGGTACCAAGAAGCAGGATAAAACTGACAACCTGTTAGTGTTACAAAGTGATGTGCAAGCactaaaaaatatgcaaaaagagGATGATACACTACAAGGTGTACGTGACAATGTGGTGCCAAAATCGGATATCAACAATCACAATGTTTGTTTTTATAAACAGGCAGATATACTGATGAGAAAGTGGGTCCCAAGCAGAAAACAAAAGAGACAGGTAGATGAGCAAATTATTGTACCTAAACAATATAGGCAGCAACTAATTGAAATTGCACATGATAAGGCAGGGCACATGGGTATAAGGAAAACTACAGACAGAATTACTGCCCATTTCTTTTGGCCAGGTATATTTGCTGAAGTCAGAAAATACTGTCAAAACTGTTCAGAATGTCAGTACAAGTCAATGGTGAAAAACAGACAATTTCTTCAGCCAATGCCAATACTTGACACTCCCCTCCAAAGGGTGGGAATTGACATTGTAGGCCCATTGCCAGTCACTGAAAAGGGGAACAGGTGTATGTTAACAGTATGTGATTATGCCACGAGATACCCAGAAGCCATCCCCTTACCAGATCAGAAGGCTAGCACGGTAGCGAATGCTTTAATCACTGTATTTTCtagagtaggcctaccatcaGAGATCATTCATGATCAAGGCACAAATTTCATGTCCCACGTAGTCAAAGATATGTGCTCAAGATTAGGAATTCAACAAATTCCTACTACACCATATCATCAACAAATGAATGGTATGACTGAAAGGTTCCACGAGACACTAAAGCTCATGATTAAGTCACTAACTGAAGAACAGAAAGTAAATTGGGATGATCAAATACCCCTGTTTCTGTTTTCATACAGAGAGGTGCCATGTGAAGCAACTGGATATTCTCCATTTCACTTACTCTATGGTAGGGAAATTAGGGGACCACTAAGTCTTATTAAGGAGGGATGGCTTGAACAAACCAAAGAACCTCAAAATGTGGCAGAACACCTCCTAGAAATGTCAGCAAATTTAACTAAATGGATGGCAAGTGCCAGGGCAAACAAAGAAATCAGTCAGAAGAAAATgaaatattattatgacaaacatgcacaAGACAGGACATATCAGGTAGGGGAGGAAGTATTGGTGTTCTTGCCAGAAGGAGCAGGAAAATTGGATTCAAAATGGCAGGGACCCTACAAAATAAGTAAGAAAATTGGGGATGCcaattatgaaataataatgCCTGACAAAAGAAAATCCAAACGAGTCTTACATGCAAACCTctgcaaaaaatggtatagcagGGAGCATACAGACTATATCTACAACTGTTACTGTGTAACTGGAGTAGTACAAGAAATCGGTGTGGGAAAGTTGAGTGAAGAAGAAGACAATGAGCTAGAAACACAATTTCTAGAAGACAACATTGGTCCCACATACACACAAACACAAACATGGAAAGACACAACTATCTGTGAATCTGTATCACAAATACAGAAAAAGGAAATGTCCACTGTTTTAAAAGCTCATAGTAAAGCGTTTTCTGATGTACCAGGTAGAACCAATGTGATCAGTCACACAGTGAAGACAACAAGTGAAGTACCAATTAGACAACGTGCCTATAGGACACCACATGCACTCAAACAAAAGGTGAAAGAGGAACTGGATAGTATGTTGAGGTTGGGTGTGTCGACCCACCACCAGTGCTTATGCCTCACCTATTGTTGTGAGTTGCAAAGCCAAATGGAGACATAA